GGCCGAAACCGCCGGAACCGGCATGTCCACGTACAGGCAGTCGTCGGACAGGAATGCCTTGACCGCATCCCAGTCCCGCCGCGAGAGCGCCTGCCACATTCCGGTCACGACATTCTCGGCTGTGATCACTTCCGTCATACCCGTCAATTAACTCGGCCGCCGCACGGGTGTCAACCAGAGCTCGGCGGCGCATACTCGCTTTAAGGAGGGAACGTGACGGGCCTGCACCGCTACATCGCCGAAGAAATCGCCACCGACCATGTCGACGGTCTGCTGACCAGACGCGAAGCCCTGCGCCGGCTGGGCCTGCTCGGCGTAAGCGGGACCGCGGCGGCGACCCTGATCGCGGCCTGCGCGAGCGCCGAGACTTCCAGGCCCACCGCCCAGACTTCCAAGCCCACCGCCGAGATTTCCAGGGCCCCGGCCAGCACGACCGGGACGCAACCACCGGGCATGGCCGGCGCGCTGGCCACCTCACCGGTGACCTGGCCGGGACCCCAGGGCCAACTCCAAGGGGCGTGGGCGCGGGCGGCCGAACCCAAGGGCGCGGTGCTGGTCATCCATGAGAACAAGGGACTGACCGACTGGGTGCGGTCGGTGGCCGGGCGGCTGGCCGGCGCCGGCTTCACGGCGCTGGCGATCGACCTGTTGTCGGAGAAGGGCGGAACGGGCGCGTTCGGTGATCCTGCCCAGGCCACCGCAGCACTGGCCGGCATCGCACCCGAGCAGTTCGTGCGGGACCTGAACTCGGGCGTCGGGCAACTGCGGAAGTTGGCCCCTACCCAGAAGATCGGCGTGGTGGGGTTCTGTTTCGGTGGGGGACTGGTCTGGCAATTGCTGGGGGCCGGCGCGCCGTCGGTGTCCGCCGCGGTGCCGTTCTACGGGCCGTTACCCGACAACGCGAACTTCGGCGAGGCCAAGGCCGCGGTGCTGGGGATCTACGCGGCGCTCGACAACCGGGTGACGGCTTCGCAGCCGGCGGCCGAGGCAGCGCTGGCCCGGGCGGGACTGGTGCACGAGTTGATCGTGGAACCGGATGCCGACCACGCGTTCTTCAACGACACCGGTCCGCGGTACAACGCCGTAGCGGCTGCCGACGCCTGGCAGCGAACCCTGGACTGGTTCGGCCGTTACCTGGCCTGACTACCGCGCGACCATAGATCGGGTCTGGCCCAGCTGCACCGGCAGCGTCGACCAGCCGCGCAGTACCCGGGTGCTGCGGCGGCTCCCGCTACCCGCGATCTGTACGTCGGGGAAGCGGTCGAAAAAGGTGCGCAGCCCGACTTCCCCCTCGGCCCGGGCCAGCGCGGCACCGAGGCAGAAGTGGCGTCCCGTCGAGAACGCGAGATGCCTTCCCGCGTTTGATCTTTCGACGTCGAAGCGATGCGGGTCGGCGAACACCGCCGGGTCGCGGTTGGCCGCGGCCAGGTAGACGACCACCACCTCGTCGCGGTAAATCGGCATCCCCGCCACCTCGACGTCGCTGCCGGCCACCCGGGCGGTCAGCTGCACGGGCGAGTCGAGCCGCAAAATCTCCTCCACAGCGTTGGGCCACAACTCCGGCCGGTCCCGCAGCTTCTCCAGTTGGTCGGGATGGTCGAGCAACATCCGAATTCCGTTGCCCAGCAGGTTGACTGTGGTTTCGAAGCCGGCGACCAGGACCAGACCCGCGACCGCCTGCAGCTCGATGTCATCGAGATAGCTGTCCGCGCTGCCGCTTTGGGCGGTCTGGATCAGTTGGCTCATCAGGTCGTCGCCCGGATTGCGTTGCAACTCCCGCAGATGCTGCACCAGCCATGCGTTGAAGCCCGCGACGCCCCGCTGCACGCGGACGTACTGCTGCCACGGCAACCCGATGTCCAGACTCGGGGCGGCCAACTCGCCAAACTCCAGGACGCGCCGGCGGTCGTACTCCGGCACACCGAGGATGTCGCTGATGACGGTGATCGGTAGCTGAGAGCAATACCGCCCGACGATATCGACCCCGCCGGGCCGGTCGACGAGCCGATCGAGCAGTTCGTCCGCCGTCTGCTGAACCCGGTCGCGCAACGCGGTCACCGCGCGCGAGGTGAACACCGCCGAGACGGTCTTGCGGTAGCGCGTGTGATCGGGCGGTTCGACCGCCAGCAGCGACGGCGGCCGCATCGGGTGCAACCGATCGTCACGAGTACGACTTTCCAGCCAGCGCAACGGTTTCGGGAGGCTGTCACCGAAATTGATGACATGGAAATCGTCGGAACGCAGAATATCGTGGGCGAGGCGGTGGTCCACCGTCATCAGGTTCGCCCGGTTGCGCACCAATCCGCCGCGGCGCCGTATCTCGTCGTAGAACGGCACCGGGTCGTCCGCGACGGCTGGGTCGGCGATCAGCCGGGCTTGCAGATCACCGCGCCGGACCGCGAGTTTGGCCACCCCGCGGACCACGCCGTGCATCGCGAACCAGTGCAGTCTGTCCTTCACCGTCAGCACTCGGCGCTGATCTTGAAGTCCGTTGTCACGACCTTGTTCGGGTTGTTGCTGTTGATGCCGGACGCGCTGCCGGTGATGGTGTAGGCGTTCTTGTTGACGTCCACGTGGGCGTCGCCCACCCCGCCCTCGTAATAGCTGCCGGTGAACCCATCGACATTGCGGATCTTGACGAATTGCGGGATCACCCGGTCACCGCTGATCATGACCACGGCTTGCACCTGGCCGTCCCGATCATGGATGTCGAAGGTGCGGTAGGCCTGGATCTGACTGCATGCCGGAGGGCGCGTGGTGTGGGTGGCGCCGTCGATGGTCACATGCGCGGCCTTGCGCGGCATGATCTGGGTTCCGCCGCAACCGGACACGGTGAGTGCCAATGCGATTCCTGCCGTTACCACTATCCGGTTCTGCACCAGGACATTATTGCTGGTTGGGGTCCAGCCTGGGCAATGCTTTGACGATGCGATTTCGAACGAACTCCGGACTGACGCCCTTGAGCCGGTCGATCCAGCGGATGCTGCCGGGCACATACCAGTGCAGCCGGGTCGGATGCTGGTAGGCCCGCCACGCCGCCTCGGCGACGCTGGAGGCCGGCATCAGACGGAACATCCCCCGCTTGGGCGCCGCGGCGCGCAGTTCGTCGTGGGTCATCTGGGTTTGCGACCCGTCGGAGTGCTGAGGCGTCGAAGTGAGGATGGCGGTGTCGATCAGGCCGGGCAGCACGTCGGCGACCCGCACGCCGTGGCGCTGCCATTCCACGCTCAGCGCCTCCGTCAGACCCTTGACGGCATGCTTGGTCGCCGAGTACACGGCGATGCGCGGCATGCCGTAGGTGCCCGAGGAGGACGACGTCGAGAACATCAGGCTGCCCGGCGCCTTCTTCAGGTAGGGGAGTGCCCCGTAGGCGCCCGTCAGCACGGCCTTGAAGTTCACGTCGACGACTCGCATGGCGGCCTCGTACGGCACGTCCTCGAACCAGCCGCCTTCACCGATGCCGGCGTTGTTCCACATCATGTCGAGTCCGCCGCCGGCGTTGCCGGCACAGAAGTCGGCCAGAGCCGTGTCCAGCGCGGCCTTGTCGGTCACGTCGACCACCCGGGTCCACAGCCCGGCACCCAGTTCCACGCTGAGTGCGGCCAGGCCGTCGTCGTTGCGGTCTACGGCGCCGACGCGCCAACCTTTGCCGTGGAAGAGCTTGACGCCTTCCCGGCCCATCCCGCTGCCCGCACCGGTGATGAATATCGTCTTCATCGATCTGATCTCCGCCCAGCCCCTCAGCCTGCTTCGACCACATCTTTGATGCGATGCAGCGTCTTAGTCATGTCTCGTATGTTGCGACGTTTACGTAAGAAGCCTCCCAACACCAGGTAGACGTTGTTGAACGGAGACGGCGCGAGCCGGAAGGACTCGGTCACATCCGTGGCCTGTCCGTCTGGCCCGGCCGGCACCAGCTTGTAGTGCCAGTTGTTCACCACCCGGTCGCCGACCAGCACAGCAAACCCGAATTCGCGACCGGGCTCGCAGGCGGTCACCTCGCAGGTGGTCCAGTACACCGGCCCGATCTCGTTGCGGCGGACGTGGCCGCGAAAGCGCGCTCCGAGTTCGGGTCCGGTCGCCTCACCTAGCCACTCGGCCTCGAAGGTTTCCGGTGAGAAGCGTCCGGTATTTCGAATATCGGCAATTAATTCCCAGATCTTGTCTGCCGGCGCCGCCATATGAACCGTTGCTGAACCCTCCATAGGAGGATCCAATCACGCCGCCTGTAACGAAACGCGGCGCCCCGCCGATAATCATTGTTTGGGCGTGAACATCCCGATGATCTGACTGATGGTCTGGGTCAGCGTTCCACCCGGCTTGGGCAGTTGCGCGATCCCGGGTCCCATGCCTCCCGCGCTGGCGCATTTCGGCCAGGCGCCCGGGCCCTGACCCGCCAGGACTTTGTTCGCAACGGCGATTTGTTGCTGCTTGGAGGCTTTCGCCGGGTTTCCGACGCCGCCGTATTCCTCCCAGGTGGCTTGCTTGAACTGCAGACCGCCGTACGCGCCGTTGCCCGTGTTGGCGGCCCAGTTGCCGCCGGACTCGCACTGCGCGACGGCCTCCCAGTTCATCGCGTCGGCGTCGGCGGTGCCGGTGGACAACGACATGCCGGTGGCGATGAATCCCGCGGTGATGGCTGACTTGATGAGGGGCTTTGTGATGTGGGTCATGTCCGGCATTTCGCCGGGCGTGTTCAAAGCGTTACCCAAGAGAAAAAATTATGAGATCAGTTGTCTACCGCATTGAGATTGGCGCAAACGGCGTTGCGGCGGCTGTCTCAGGCGGACGGCTGAGTCGGGCAGTAGGACGCGGTTGCCGCCGTAAGCGCACGTCGGTACAGGTCGTCCAGGTTGCGCTGCCGGGTGACCTCAGCCCGGGCGTCGTGCAGCAGACCCGCACATGCGGGAGAGTGCAGCAAACTCCAGTTAAGCGATATGTGAGACAAAATTTTAGTGTTCAGGGCGTCGATGACGGCTCGTGATCCCGCGAGGTCGGCTGGGGGCGGCGGCACCGCGGCCGGCTCGAGCTTCCAGTCTGCGAACCGGCGGTACTCGATGGCTTCGGTGGCGTCGATCTGGTCGCTGAATACGCGGGCGACATAATCCGGGTCGACGTGTGCCGACGCCGCGTCCTCGCGCAGCGTCGCGAGTTCCTGCTGGATCCGCACCGGATCCTCGATGTCGCCGTGTGCACCCCACTTATAGGCGGCCACCGGCTCGGCGATCGTCAGCCGCTCGGCGAGCGCATCGACCAGAGCGGTCAGCGGGCCGGCACCCTCGGCCCGGCCCTGCGGCGCGGTGCAGCCGACGATCAGGACGGCGACCGCGACCGGCACGGCGCGGGACACGACTTGCAGCATCCCGGCCCTCCCTCGGCGGGTGTTCACCTACTGACGAACAATGGTGGCATGCGTGCAGACTGGTTGCGCTCGAGGCAGGCCCGGTCGCTGCTCGCCGCCACACTCGGAACCTCGCTGCTGTTGGGCGGCGCATTCCTGGCGGTGGACCAGCTGCACGCCACACCCGGCGACGCCCTGCATCGCTCGGGACCGTCGCTGTCCGACCAGCAGAGCCGAGCCCAGGCCGTGGGCGCAGCCAGGGATGTCGTCTCGGCCGCGCAGCTGCACACGACGACGGCCGGCTACTTGTTGATGTCGTGCCGGGACCGCGACAATCCGCCGTATCAGGGCGCGGTGTATCTGACCTTCACGATTCCCGCCGATACCCGCGCCGATGTCTACCTGCCGGCCGTCACCAAGGCGCTGGCAGCCGACGGCTGGGCGGAAGGCCTGTCGCCGGGCGGCCACCCGTACAGCAGGTCGATGTCCAAGGGACAGGTCACCGCGCTGATCTACCGCGACGACGACAACGCGAATCTAGGGGTGGCGCGGGTCTACGGCGAATGCCGCAACACCAGCGACCACCGCACCGACACCACAGGGTGGGTGGATGTCGCCGGGGAGATCGGCGCGTGATGAACCCCTACGGACGAAGCCCCACGCGGAATTCCCCGATAACGCACTACTGCGCCTGACGGCGGTTGCCGTCAGGCGCAGTAGTGACAGTGTTTCGTGCGGGTCAGCCTCTGGCGCCCAGGGCGCCCTGCAGGTCACCCTTCATGGCGACCAGCTGCGCGCCCCAGTACTCCCAGCTGTGCGTGCCGTCGTTCTGGAAGTTGAACACGGCGTTGTGGCCACCGGCCGCGTTGTACTGGTCCTGGAACTTGATGTTGCTGCTGCGGACGAAGTTCTCCAGGAACTCCGCGGGCAGGTTGGCGCCACCCAGTTCGCTGGGCTTGCCGTTGCCGCAGTAGACCCACAGGCGGGTGTTGTTGGCCACCAGCGTGGGGATCTGGAGAGTCGGGTCGTTGCGCTGCCACGCCGGGTCGCTGGACGGACCCCACATGTCAGCCGCCTTGTAGCCGCCCGCGTCACCCATGGCCAGGCCGATCAGCGACGGCCCCATGCCCTGCGACGGGTCCAGCAGCGCCGACAGCGAGCCTGCGTAGATGAACTGCGCGGGATGGTAGGCGGCCAGGATCATCGCCGACGAACCCGCCATCGACAACCCGACCGCGGCACTGCCGGTCGGCTTGACGCTGCGGTTGCTCTGCAGGTAAGAGGGCAGCTCGCTGGTCAGGAAGGTCTCCCACTTATAAGTGGAGCAACCCGCCTTGCCGCAGGCCGGGCTGTACCAGTCGCTGTAGAAGCTGGACTGGCCACCGACCGGCATGACCACGGAGATGCCGGACTGGTAGTACCACTCGAACGCCGGGGTGTTGATGTCCCAGCCGTTGTAGTCGTCCTGGGCGCGCAGGCCGTCGAGCAGGTACAGCGCAGGAGAGTTGTCGCCGCCGCTCTGGAACTGCACCTTGATGCTGCGTCCCATTGCCGCTGACGGCACCTGCAGGTACTCGACCGGCAGACCTGGCCGGGAGAACGCTCCCGCGGTCGGCGCACCGCCGGCGAGTCCGATCAGGCCCGGCAGGGTCGCGGCCGCAGCCGCACCGACCAGGAGTCGGCGACCCCAGGCCCGTATCTTCCCGCTCACGTCTGTCATACCTGTGCCCCTTGTCCTTATGTCTTTTGTTCCCGGCAGAACTTACCTCGTGACTGGGCCGCATGTCGATTCGGACGCAATCACATTTCAGTTCCATATCGGTTACCGCCGCGGATACAGCAACTGTGTTACCTGGACCCTCGGCGGATCACCGCATTCGTTATAGCCCGCGGCGAACACGCCCGGACGCGACACACGCCGCGGCGTTATGCAGGCGTTACGCAGTTGAAATCCCGCGGAGTCGCAAGCGCGCAAGGGCCTGGGCGCATTCGGCACCCGCGCAGTCGCCGTCGCGCCGAGCAACCATCGCGCGGTTTACCACCGCGCAGGCAGGCATTTTTGGCGGCCCAATTGCGCAGATCACCGGTGTTTGAGAGCCACCTGCGGGTTTCCCGGGAAGTTGAACACCGGCCAAGACGTACTCGCTTCGAGCGCGTAGGCTCGCTCGGAGCAATCCGACTGCAGACAGCTATCCCGGGCAATTCCGGCACTCCCGCGCCCCAGCACCTTGCCCCTTGGTGCCCGCGGCACGGACGAGCGCGCGGCCGGCTCCGGGAATGATTGAGGTGCGAGATTTGGACACGGTACTTGGGCTATCGGTGACGCCGACCACCGTCGGGTGGGTCCTTGCTGAAGGGCATGGAGCCGACGGCGCCATCCTTGACCACCGTGAAGTGCAGTTGCAGGACGGGTCGCAGCACAGCCACGGGATCCGTGCCGTCGGCACCGCACAGCAGGTGACCGCCGAAGTACTGCGGGCCCGCGAGGTCGCCGAGACCGACGGCCACCGGTTGCGGGTCGTCGGCGTGACCTGGAGCGATGAAGCCTCGGCCCAGGCCGCACTGCTGCAGGAGGCCCTCACCGACGCAGGATTCGACAACGTTGTGCCCATCCGCCAGCTCGAGGCCGTCGAAACGCTGGCGCAGGCCATCGCGCCGGTGATCGGTTACGAGCAGACCGCTGTATGCATCCTCGAGCGCGAGTGGGCGACCGTGGTCATGGTGGACACGCACGACGGTGAGACGCAGACCGCCGTCAAGCACGTGCGCGGCGGCTACGACGGGTTGACCTCCTGGCTCACCGGAATGTTCGACCGCAGCACCTGGCGCCCCGGTGGCGTGGTGGTGGTCGGTTCCCAGCACGACGTCAGCGACTTCTCCTGGCAGCTGGAGAACGCCCTGCCGGTCCCGGTCTTCGCCCAGACCATGGCGCAGGTGACCGTCGCCCGCGGCGCCGCGCTGGCGGCCGCACAGAGCACGGAGTTCACCGACGCCGAACTGGTGGCGGCCGGCGCTGCCGTGCCCGTCGCCGCCGTTCCGGTGCGCTCGCGTCAGTACGCCGGCGCGGCGACCACCTTGGCCGCCGCCGCGGTGACGTTCGTGGCGTCGGTCTCGCTGGCGGTGGGCCTGCAACTCGCCCCCGGCCAGGATTCCGCCCCGTCCCGGCCGGTGCACAAGTCCACCGCGCCGATGGCCGAGGCGGTGGCCTCACCTCCCGTTCAGCCTCCCGTACAGCCGCCCGTTCCGACTCCCGCGCAAGCGATTCCGGTCGCGCCACCGGTGCAGCAGGAGCCGGTGCGGCTCACCTCCGGCGAGCAGGTTCAGGAATCGGCGCCGGGTGGCCCGTCCGCCGCGGCCGTGCCCGACCCGGATGCTGAGGAACCCGTGGAAGGCCCGTTGCGGCTCAGTCGAGTGCTCGAACACATCCCCGGCACCTTCGCGGAACCGGGGCGCCCGCCGGAGTAATCGGTTCAGGCCTTGCGGCGCGTCGCGGCGAACGACACCGTCACCTCGTCGGCCACTTGCAGCGATCCCATCAGCAGTGAATAAGGCTTGACGCCGAAATCGGACTGACGAACCGCGGACTCCAGCGACAGGCGCCACGAGTCGTCCAGTTCCTCGGTGTGCAGGTCGACGACGTGGTCGCGCTGCTTACCCCGAATCTGCAGTTTCCCGGCCAGTCGGTAGCCGTCGGCGGTCTTGTCGATGGAGTCCGCTTCGAAGCGGATCTCGGGAAACTTGCTCGCGGACAACGACTTCAGGGCATTAGCCCGCACCAGCGTCTTCTCCGGCCCGGACAGGCCCTTCACGCCGCCCTCACCGCGCAGCACCTCGAGCGAGTCCACCTCGACCACCAGGGTTGCCGTATCAGGCTGTCCACCAACCCAATTGACGCTCGCCTGCCACCGGGTGAGCGCGATCGTGAGCCGGTGGCCCATTCGGGCCGCGCGACCGGCAACCCCGGTGTGCAGAGTCAACTCGCCGTCGGCAGCATCGAAGGTCCACACGGCGTCGTCGTCGGTGGCCACGGGTCAGACGGTGAGAACGGTGCGGTAGTGGGCCCGGCCTTGTTCGAGCGCCGCGTAACCGTCGGCGGCCTGCGCCAGCGGCAGCTCCTCGATCCAGGCGCGCACACCCGACAGCAACGCGAAATGCATTGTCTCTTCGACATCTTTCGCGGTCCCCGAGGGATGACCGATGATGCTGAGCCCGGGCGTGATCAATTGCACGGGACTGATCGGCAGGGGCTCCGGCGTCACCCCGATGGTGACCAGCTCGCCCTGTGGCAGCAGGCCGCC
This genomic stretch from Mycobacterium paragordonae harbors:
- a CDS encoding dienelactone hydrolase family protein, with translation MTGLHRYIAEEIATDHVDGLLTRREALRRLGLLGVSGTAAATLIAACASAETSRPTAQTSKPTAEISRAPASTTGTQPPGMAGALATSPVTWPGPQGQLQGAWARAAEPKGAVLVIHENKGLTDWVRSVAGRLAGAGFTALAIDLLSEKGGTGAFGDPAQATAALAGIAPEQFVRDLNSGVGQLRKLAPTQKIGVVGFCFGGGLVWQLLGAGAPSVSAAVPFYGPLPDNANFGEAKAAVLGIYAALDNRVTASQPAAEAALARAGLVHELIVEPDADHAFFNDTGPRYNAVAAADAWQRTLDWFGRYLA
- a CDS encoding cytochrome P450 encodes the protein MKDRLHWFAMHGVVRGVAKLAVRRGDLQARLIADPAVADDPVPFYDEIRRRGGLVRNRANLMTVDHRLAHDILRSDDFHVINFGDSLPKPLRWLESRTRDDRLHPMRPPSLLAVEPPDHTRYRKTVSAVFTSRAVTALRDRVQQTADELLDRLVDRPGGVDIVGRYCSQLPITVISDILGVPEYDRRRVLEFGELAAPSLDIGLPWQQYVRVQRGVAGFNAWLVQHLRELQRNPGDDLMSQLIQTAQSGSADSYLDDIELQAVAGLVLVAGFETTVNLLGNGIRMLLDHPDQLEKLRDRPELWPNAVEEILRLDSPVQLTARVAGSDVEVAGMPIYRDEVVVVYLAAANRDPAVFADPHRFDVERSNAGRHLAFSTGRHFCLGAALARAEGEVGLRTFFDRFPDVQIAGSGSRRSTRVLRGWSTLPVQLGQTRSMVAR
- a CDS encoding lipoprotein LpqH, which gives rise to MQNRIVVTAGIALALTVSGCGGTQIMPRKAAHVTIDGATHTTRPPACSQIQAYRTFDIHDRDGQVQAVVMISGDRVIPQFVKIRNVDGFTGSYYEGGVGDAHVDVNKNAYTITGSASGINSNNPNKVVTTDFKISAEC
- a CDS encoding SDR family oxidoreductase, which gives rise to MKTIFITGAGSGMGREGVKLFHGKGWRVGAVDRNDDGLAALSVELGAGLWTRVVDVTDKAALDTALADFCAGNAGGGLDMMWNNAGIGEGGWFEDVPYEAAMRVVDVNFKAVLTGAYGALPYLKKAPGSLMFSTSSSSGTYGMPRIAVYSATKHAVKGLTEALSVEWQRHGVRVADVLPGLIDTAILTSTPQHSDGSQTQMTHDELRAAAPKRGMFRLMPASSVAEAAWRAYQHPTRLHWYVPGSIRWIDRLKGVSPEFVRNRIVKALPRLDPNQQ
- a CDS encoding SRPBCC family protein, encoding MEGSATVHMAAPADKIWELIADIRNTGRFSPETFEAEWLGEATGPELGARFRGHVRRNEIGPVYWTTCEVTACEPGREFGFAVLVGDRVVNNWHYKLVPAGPDGQATDVTESFRLAPSPFNNVYLVLGGFLRKRRNIRDMTKTLHRIKDVVEAG
- a CDS encoding transglycosylase family protein → MTHITKPLIKSAITAGFIATGMSLSTGTADADAMNWEAVAQCESGGNWAANTGNGAYGGLQFKQATWEEYGGVGNPAKASKQQQIAVANKVLAGQGPGAWPKCASAGGMGPGIAQLPKPGGTLTQTISQIIGMFTPKQ
- a CDS encoding chorismate mutase codes for the protein MLQVVSRAVPVAVAVLIVGCTAPQGRAEGAGPLTALVDALAERLTIAEPVAAYKWGAHGDIEDPVRIQQELATLREDAASAHVDPDYVARVFSDQIDATEAIEYRRFADWKLEPAAVPPPPADLAGSRAVIDALNTKILSHISLNWSLLHSPACAGLLHDARAEVTRQRNLDDLYRRALTAATASYCPTQPSA
- the ag85B gene encoding diacylglycerol acyltransferase/mycolyltransferase Ag85B, with translation MTDVSGKIRAWGRRLLVGAAAAATLPGLIGLAGGAPTAGAFSRPGLPVEYLQVPSAAMGRSIKVQFQSGGDNSPALYLLDGLRAQDDYNGWDINTPAFEWYYQSGISVVMPVGGQSSFYSDWYSPACGKAGCSTYKWETFLTSELPSYLQSNRSVKPTGSAAVGLSMAGSSAMILAAYHPAQFIYAGSLSALLDPSQGMGPSLIGLAMGDAGGYKAADMWGPSSDPAWQRNDPTLQIPTLVANNTRLWVYCGNGKPSELGGANLPAEFLENFVRSSNIKFQDQYNAAGGHNAVFNFQNDGTHSWEYWGAQLVAMKGDLQGALGARG
- a CDS encoding DUF7159 family protein, translating into MDTVLGLSVTPTTVGWVLAEGHGADGAILDHREVQLQDGSQHSHGIRAVGTAQQVTAEVLRAREVAETDGHRLRVVGVTWSDEASAQAALLQEALTDAGFDNVVPIRQLEAVETLAQAIAPVIGYEQTAVCILEREWATVVMVDTHDGETQTAVKHVRGGYDGLTSWLTGMFDRSTWRPGGVVVVGSQHDVSDFSWQLENALPVPVFAQTMAQVTVARGAALAAAQSTEFTDAELVAAGAAVPVAAVPVRSRQYAGAATTLAAAAVTFVASVSLAVGLQLAPGQDSAPSRPVHKSTAPMAEAVASPPVQPPVQPPVPTPAQAIPVAPPVQQEPVRLTSGEQVQESAPGGPSAAAVPDPDAEEPVEGPLRLSRVLEHIPGTFAEPGRPPE
- a CDS encoding YceI family protein — encoded protein: MATDDDAVWTFDAADGELTLHTGVAGRAARMGHRLTIALTRWQASVNWVGGQPDTATLVVEVDSLEVLRGEGGVKGLSGPEKTLVRANALKSLSASKFPEIRFEADSIDKTADGYRLAGKLQIRGKQRDHVVDLHTEELDDSWRLSLESAVRQSDFGVKPYSLLMGSLQVADEVTVSFAATRRKA